The Corythoichthys intestinalis isolate RoL2023-P3 chromosome 1, ASM3026506v1, whole genome shotgun sequence genome has a segment encoding these proteins:
- the LOC130926347 gene encoding gastrula zinc finger protein XlCGF57.1-like isoform X2 yields the protein MGARTDISEAHHPERQESFNIKEEEEDEELLRNKEEVQEHLIKVWHPHNEEQLQPHQIIKGEEDIIKLNIEDEDPSSSSSTEVDRDHLGGSSAEGLIAPLSDSDDATSYFPHTDEDEDDEEPGGRKTIYSYNKRWKCSQCEKTFCNESWLKLHMTTHTGEEHFVCSVCGKIFTLRGDLEIHMKTHTGEKPFTCSVCGKTFSEKSNLTTHTKTHTGDKPFVCSFCGQRFTKKGNLKVHARIHTGEKPFSCSVCGQRFAQKGDLKKHTRTHTGEKPFFCSVCGKTFSEKPNLVTHTRTHTGEKPFSCSVCGQSFAQKGDLKKHRRTHTGEKPFPCSVCGQMFAQKGSLKCHLRTHTGDKPFSCLVCCQRFSKKGNLKIHTRTHTGEKPFTCSICGQKFTQKGDLKTHTRTHTGEKPFVCPVCGQRFSRKGNLKSHTRTHTGEKPFSCLVCEERFSWKCQIRKHKCVHAKGSDQ from the exons atgggggcacgcacag ACATCAGtgaagctcatcaccctgagagGCAGGAGTCATTTAACATaaaagaggaggaagaggatgaAGAGCTCTTACGCAATAAAGAGGAAGTACAGGAGCATTTAATCAAAGTTTGGCACCCTCACAATGAAGAGCAACTGCAACCCCATCAAATAATAAAGGGGGAGGAGGACATCATCAAGTTGAACATTGAAGACGAAGATCCGAgcagcagcagctcaacagaagTGGACAGAGACCACCTTGGAGGATCATCAGCAGAAGGCCTCATAGCTCCATTATCAGATAGTGATGATGCCACGTCATACTTTCCTCACACTGATGAAGATGAGGATGATGAGGAGCCCGGAGGTCGAAAGACAATTTACAGTTACAACAAACGCTGGAAATGCTCCCAGTGTGAGAAAACATTCTGTAACGAGTCTTGGTTGAAACTGCATATgacaacacacactggagaagaaCATTTTGTCTGCTCGGTTTGTGGAAAAATATTCACACTGAGAGGAGATTTAGAAATACACATGaaaacccacactggagaaaaaccttttacctgctcagtttgtggtaaaacatTCTCGGAAAAGTCCAATTtgacaacacacacaaaaacacacactggcgacaaaccttttgtctgctcatTTTGTGGTCAGAGATTCACTAAAAAAGGAAACTTGAAAGTCCATGCAAGAATACATACCGGTGAGAAACCTTTCTCCTGCtctgtttgtggtcaaagatttgctcaaaagggagatttaaaaaaacacacaagaacacacactggagagaaacccTTTTTCTGCTCAGTTTGCGGGAAAACATTCTCTGAAAAGCCAAATTTAGtaacacacacaagaacacacactggcgaGAAACCTTTCTCCTGCTCGGTTTGTGGTCAAAGCTTTGCTCAAAAgggagatttaaaaaaacacagaagaacacacaccggagagaaaccttttccctgctcagtttgtggtcaaatgttTGCTCAGAAGGGATCTTTAAAGTGTCAtctaagaacccacactggggaCAAACCTTTCTCCTGCTTAGTTTGTTGTCAGCGATTCTCCAAAAAAGGAAACCTAAAaattcacacaagaacacacactggagagaaacctttcacctgctcaatttgtggtcaaaaatttactcaaaaaGGAGATTTAAAAACACACACTAGAACACACACTGGTGAGAAACCTTTTGTTTGCCCAGTTTGTGGTCAGAGATTCTCGAGAAAAGGAAACTTAAAaagtcacacaagaacacacactggggaAAAGCCCTTCTCCTGCTTAGTTTGTGAGGAACGATTCTCATGGAAGTGTCAGATTAGGAAACATAAGTGTGTTCATGCGAAAGGCAGTGATCAATGA
- the LOC130926347 gene encoding gastrula zinc finger protein XlCGF57.1-like isoform X1 produces the protein MYTKKTAAVKLDDEFCGVKEETRSQQLDVVFNNKLLREADISEAHHPERQESFNIKEEEEDEELLRNKEEVQEHLIKVWHPHNEEQLQPHQIIKGEEDIIKLNIEDEDPSSSSSTEVDRDHLGGSSAEGLIAPLSDSDDATSYFPHTDEDEDDEEPGGRKTIYSYNKRWKCSQCEKTFCNESWLKLHMTTHTGEEHFVCSVCGKIFTLRGDLEIHMKTHTGEKPFTCSVCGKTFSEKSNLTTHTKTHTGDKPFVCSFCGQRFTKKGNLKVHARIHTGEKPFSCSVCGQRFAQKGDLKKHTRTHTGEKPFFCSVCGKTFSEKPNLVTHTRTHTGEKPFSCSVCGQSFAQKGDLKKHRRTHTGEKPFPCSVCGQMFAQKGSLKCHLRTHTGDKPFSCLVCCQRFSKKGNLKIHTRTHTGEKPFTCSICGQKFTQKGDLKTHTRTHTGEKPFVCPVCGQRFSRKGNLKSHTRTHTGEKPFSCLVCEERFSWKCQIRKHKCVHAKGSDQ, from the exons ATGTACACGAAAAAGACAGCAGCAGTGAAGCTGGACGATGAGTTTTGTGGAGTCAAAGAGGAGACACGATCTCAACAACTGGATGTCGTCTTCAACAACAAGCTGCTACGCGAAGCAG ACATCAGtgaagctcatcaccctgagagGCAGGAGTCATTTAACATaaaagaggaggaagaggatgaAGAGCTCTTACGCAATAAAGAGGAAGTACAGGAGCATTTAATCAAAGTTTGGCACCCTCACAATGAAGAGCAACTGCAACCCCATCAAATAATAAAGGGGGAGGAGGACATCATCAAGTTGAACATTGAAGACGAAGATCCGAgcagcagcagctcaacagaagTGGACAGAGACCACCTTGGAGGATCATCAGCAGAAGGCCTCATAGCTCCATTATCAGATAGTGATGATGCCACGTCATACTTTCCTCACACTGATGAAGATGAGGATGATGAGGAGCCCGGAGGTCGAAAGACAATTTACAGTTACAACAAACGCTGGAAATGCTCCCAGTGTGAGAAAACATTCTGTAACGAGTCTTGGTTGAAACTGCATATgacaacacacactggagaagaaCATTTTGTCTGCTCGGTTTGTGGAAAAATATTCACACTGAGAGGAGATTTAGAAATACACATGaaaacccacactggagaaaaaccttttacctgctcagtttgtggtaaaacatTCTCGGAAAAGTCCAATTtgacaacacacacaaaaacacacactggcgacaaaccttttgtctgctcatTTTGTGGTCAGAGATTCACTAAAAAAGGAAACTTGAAAGTCCATGCAAGAATACATACCGGTGAGAAACCTTTCTCCTGCtctgtttgtggtcaaagatttgctcaaaagggagatttaaaaaaacacacaagaacacacactggagagaaacccTTTTTCTGCTCAGTTTGCGGGAAAACATTCTCTGAAAAGCCAAATTTAGtaacacacacaagaacacacactggcgaGAAACCTTTCTCCTGCTCGGTTTGTGGTCAAAGCTTTGCTCAAAAgggagatttaaaaaaacacagaagaacacacaccggagagaaaccttttccctgctcagtttgtggtcaaatgttTGCTCAGAAGGGATCTTTAAAGTGTCAtctaagaacccacactggggaCAAACCTTTCTCCTGCTTAGTTTGTTGTCAGCGATTCTCCAAAAAAGGAAACCTAAAaattcacacaagaacacacactggagagaaacctttcacctgctcaatttgtggtcaaaaatttactcaaaaaGGAGATTTAAAAACACACACTAGAACACACACTGGTGAGAAACCTTTTGTTTGCCCAGTTTGTGGTCAGAGATTCTCGAGAAAAGGAAACTTAAAaagtcacacaagaacacacactggggaAAAGCCCTTCTCCTGCTTAGTTTGTGAGGAACGATTCTCATGGAAGTGTCAGATTAGGAAACATAAGTGTGTTCATGCGAAAGGCAGTGATCAATGA
- the LOC130926314 gene encoding gastrula zinc finger protein XlCGF57.1-like: protein MCARRTAAFRLDEELYRVKDEPPSQELDVILIKRPWVGLSTGDVSKVHHPEQEPSHIKEEDEDEEEAFLPIQEEKDEHFIQVQHPYIKKEEENFPYIQEEKHDFIKVPPTGVPLKGEDEDQSESRGTKPPKSSSSSCSTERDGDQLRGSPADGLIAPLSDHNSPSSDYDDDKGSEGHKCDIDNKRSECSPCEKPYFNKSVLKMHMKTHTGEKPFACSVCGKRFFRKTDFEKHTRIHTGEKPFVCSVCGKRFTEKGHLIRHTRTHTGEKPYSCSVCGQRFAHKGGVKTHTRTHTGEKPFSCSICGKTFKQSSNLKVHTRTHTGEKPFPCSICGQRFAQKGDLTNHTRIHTGEKPFVCSVCGQRFTEKGHLISHTRTHTGEKPYSCSICGQRFAHKAGVNSHTRTHTGEKHFSCSNCGKTFKQNSNLKAHIRTHTGKKPFPCSVCGQRFAQKGDFKKHIRTHTGDKPFSCSICGQRFTEKRKIKRHLRTHTGEKPFSCSFCDQKFPQKTNLIRHTMRHTGEKPFSCSVCGQTFTRKYLIKEHKCVGVKSSDQ from the exons ATGTGCGCGAGGAGGACCGCAGCGTTTAGGTTGGACGAGGAACTTTATAGAGTAAAAGACGAGCCGCCAAGTCAAGAACTGGATGTCATTTTGATAAAAAGGCCTTGGGTTGGGCTAAGCACAGGAG ATGTCAGTAAAGTCCATCATCCTGAGCAGGAGCCCTCTCACATCAAAGAGGAGGATGAGGATGAGGAGGAAGCGTTCTTACCCATTCAAGAAGAAAAAGACGAGCACTTTATCCAGGTTCAGCACCCTTACATAAAAAAAGAAGAGGAAAATTTTCCCTATATTCAAGAAGAAAAGCATGATTTTATCAAGGTTCCACCGACAGGTGTCCCCTTAAAGGGTGAAGATGAAGATCAAAGTGAGAGTAGAGGGACGAAGCCTCCGAAAAGTAGCAGTAGCAGCTGCTCAACAGAACGTGACGGAGACCAATTGAGAGGATCACCAGCAGATGGCCTCATAGCTCCACTATCAGATCATAACTCTCCCTCTTCTGACTATGATGATGATAAAGGGTCTGAAGGTCATAAATGTGACATTGACAACAAACGCTCAGAATGCTCTCCGTGTGAGAAACCCTATTTTAACAAGTCTGTATTGAAAATGCATATGAAAacgcacactggagaaaaaccttttgcctgctcagtttGCGGTAAAAGATTCTTTAGAAAAACGGACTTCGAGAAACACACAAGAATACACACTGGggagaagccttttgtctgtTCAGTTTGTGGTAAGAGATTCACTGAAAAGGGACACTTAATCAGACACACCAGGACACACACTGGTGAGAAGCCTTACTCTTGCTCAGTCTGTGGTCAAAGATTTGCTCATAAGGGAGGTGTAAAAACACACACTAGAACACACACtggggaaaaacctttttcatGCTCAATTTGTGGCAAAACATTCAAACAAAGTAGTAACTTAAAagttcacacaagaacacacactggtgaaaaacctttcccctgctcaatttgtggtcaaagatttgcTCAAAAAGGAGATTTAACAAACCACACAAGAatacacactggtgaaaaaccttttgtctgctcagtttgtggtcaaagattcactgaaaaaggacacttaataagtcacaccaggacacacactggggagaaaccttattcctgctcaatttgtggtcaaagatttgcTCATAAGGCAGGTGTAAATTCACACACTAGAACACACACTggggaaaaacatttttcatgcTCAAATTGCGGCAAAACATTCaaacaaaatagcaacttaaaagCTCAcataagaacacacactggtaaAAAACCTTtcccctgctcagtttgtggtcaaagatttgcTCAAAAAGGAGATTTTAAAAAACACATACGAACACACACTGGTgataaacctttttcctgctcaatttgtggCCAAAGATTCACAGAGAAGAGAAAAATAAAGCGACACTTAAGGacacacactggtgaaaaacctttctcTTGCTCATTTTGTGATCAAAAATTCCCTCAGAAGACCAACTTGATAAGACATACAATGAGACACACCGGTGAGAAACCTttctcctgctcagtttgtggtcaaacttTCACTCGGAAATATCTGATCAAGGAACACAAGTGTGTTGGTGTGAAAAGCAGTGACCAATGA
- the LOC130926421 gene encoding oocyte zinc finger protein XlCOF6.1-like — protein sequence MCAKRTATIKLDEKLCGVKDEPPSQELDVVFKKCLSGDISQAHHPEQELSHIKEENEDEEKEFLPIQEENGEHFIKVHHHLDIDAQPQHPCIKREEEDQSEENRRAEPPKSSSSISSTEGDGDHCGGSTAEGLIAPLSDHNSHSTDYDDDDLESEGHKGESDNKRWECAQCEKTYCNKSVLKMHMKSHTGEKPFACSVCSKRFFRKLDLDKHTRIHTGEKPFVCSVCGQRFTEKGHLISHTRTHTGEKPYSCSICGQRFAHKGGVKTHTRTHTGEKPFSCSICGKAFKQNSNLKAHTRTHTGEKPFPCSVCGQRFAQKGDLKKHTRTHTGDKPFSCSICGQRFTEKGKIKRHLRTHTGEKPFSCSFCDQKFTHKTNLIRHTMTHTGEKPFSCSVCGQTFTRKYRFKKHKCVCAKSIDQ from the exons ATGTGTGCGAAAAGGACAGCAACAATTAAGTTGGACGAAAAACTTTGTGGAGTAAAAGACGAGCCGCCAAGTCAAGAACTAGATGTCGTTTTCAAAAAGTGTCTAAGCGGAG ATATCAGTCAAGCCCATCATCCTGAGCAGGAGCTCTCTCACATCAAAGAGGAGAATGAGGATGAGGAGAAAGAGTTTTTACCCATTCAAGAAGAAAATGGGGAGCATTTCATTAAGGTTCACCACCATCTTGACATTGACGCGCAGCCGCAACACCCCTGCATCAAAAGAGAAGAGGAAGATCAAAGTGAGGAGAACAGAAGGGCAGAACCTCCGAAAAGTAGCAGTAGCATCAGCTCAACAGAAGGTGACGGAGACCACTGTGGAGGATCAACAGCAGAAGGCCTCATAGCTCCACTATCAGATCATAACTCTCACTCTACTgactatgatgatgatgatttagAGTCTGAAGGTCATAAAGGTGAAAGTGATAACAAACGCTGGGAATGCGCTCAGTGTGAGAAAACCTATTGTAACAAGTCTGTATTGAAAATGCATATGAaatcacacactggagaaaaaccttttgcctgctcagtttGCAGTAAAAGATTCTTTAGAAAGCTTGACTTAGACAAACACACAAGAATACACACTGGggagaagccttttgtctgctcagtttgtggtcagagATTCACTGAAAAAGGACACTTAATCAGTCACACCAGGACACACACTGGGGAGAAACCTTActcctgctcaatttgtggtcaaagatttgcTCATAAGGGAGGTGTGAAAACACACACTAGAACACACACTGGGGAAAAACCCTTTTCATGCTCAATTTGCGGCaaagcattcaaacaaaatagcaacttaaaggctcacacaagaacacacactggcgaaaaacctttcccctgctcagtttgtggtcaaagatttgctcaaaaaggagatttaaaaaaacacacaagaacacacactggtgataaacctttttcctgctcaatttgtggCCAAAGATTCACTGAGAAGGGAAAAATAAAACGACACTTAAGGacacacactggtgaaaaacctttctcTTGCTCATTTTGTGATCAAAAATTCACTCACAAGACCAACTTGATAAGACACACAATGACACACACTGGTGAGAAACCTTTCTCCTGCTCGGTTTGTGGTCAAACTTTCACTCGGAAGTATCGGTTTAAGAAACATAAGTGTGTCTGTGCGAAAAGCATTGACCAATGA